The sequence CTTTGACGTTCCTTCTCGCTTCAGCTTCGTCTTTGTATCCCGCGACGCTGATCAGCCCAGGACGTCGTTTGAGCGCGGAGGAACTCGACCAATCACCGTGGAAGGCGCGATGCTGACCGAAGGGGCGGATGTCACAGATCGCTTTGACATCGATGTATTCAGGGTTGCAACCACCGATCAAAACGTTCCCTTCGTCGCCGGTACCGATAACGGCCACCCGGACCGGATCAGCGATTTTTTCATAACCGAAATAAGCGGCCCCGACGCCCGCTCCGCCGACGGCACCCGCAGCGACAACGCCACGCAAAAAGTCACGACGGTTGACGTCGTAATAGCTACCCACGGCGTTGTAATAATTGGATTCGCCAACGTCACGTTGGTCTTTGGAGAGTTTATCAACCATCGCAGTCAATGTCCCGTGAGGAGTGTTTTTAGAGTTGGGGGGGAGGTGGTCTAGACGGTCCGTGCCGCTTCGTCGGGACCGTAAACTTTTCGAACGATGAGGTGCAGGAAGAAATCAAGTCCCGCGAAACGTCCAGCACCGGTGGCGGCCAATAGGAAACACGCCAAACTCTCAATCAATTGGTAATTTGACGAACCCGGCCCCGTCGTTGGCGGAAACTGGCTCAGGAACACCGAAAACAAAAATGCACCTACAGCCAAGGCCGCTACGGGCGTGAACAGTCCGAGTATCAAGAGCCATCCCGTAATCATGTCAAAATAGGGGACAATGCGATCGATCACGCTCGTGTCCATCATTGCCAGTCGCGGACGCACTAATTTGTACGGGCTATGTTGGGCCAGCTGTTCGTCGGTGGCCAGCTGATTTTGCGCGGTTTCGTAATTTTCCCAAATCATATCAATCTGTTGCAGCGTTGCTGAAACCAAACTATTGAGCTCTTTCCGGACCATCTCACGCTGACCGCCAAGGGAACTGACACCGTCGCGTACCGGATCCGCATCGAGTTTGGCGATCCGATCCAGACCGAGCGTGTATTCTTCGATTGCGTTAGCATCCAGCTCGATTACATATTCGTACTGTTCCACGGCCGTGATGTAATTGTCTTGGGCAAGTGCCTTTTGTTTATCATCAAAGCCAAAGTGATTAGCAATGTTTTCGCGATAGGTAGCCCAGATCACCATGGTTTGGTGGGGATCCAGTCGCGTGGCACCGTCGTAATCCCAAACCATTTGCCGAAACTCGCTAGCAAAGGGGCCTTTGGCATTGGCAAAGAATGGCTTGGCTGACCAATTCCCTTGGCGGACCTTTTCGGTGCCTTCGGTAAGGAAATGGAAACCAATGGTGATGCGCAAAATCACCAACATCGCAATGGCGATATAACCGAGAATGCGTGGCGAGAGCCCGTAGCCGACGGCCAAACGAAGCGGGAAAAGCAAAAACTTGGCCACGGAGTGGGTTCTCCAGACGAACTCAGAAAGGGGGATTCGCATGCGAGGTGCTGCGAGGCGGGGTAACAGTATGGCAGCTCAGTGGCCGTTCGCCAA comes from Allorhodopirellula heiligendammensis and encodes:
- a CDS encoding DoxX family protein — encoded protein: MAKFLLFPLRLAVGYGLSPRILGYIAIAMLVILRITIGFHFLTEGTEKVRQGNWSAKPFFANAKGPFASEFRQMVWDYDGATRLDPHQTMVIWATYRENIANHFGFDDKQKALAQDNYITAVEQYEYVIELDANAIEEYTLGLDRIAKLDADPVRDGVSSLGGQREMVRKELNSLVSATLQQIDMIWENYETAQNQLATDEQLAQHSPYKLVRPRLAMMDTSVIDRIVPYFDMITGWLLILGLFTPVAALAVGAFLFSVFLSQFPPTTGPGSSNYQLIESLACFLLAATGAGRFAGLDFFLHLIVRKVYGPDEAARTV